One window of the Cydia fagiglandana chromosome 22, ilCydFagi1.1, whole genome shotgun sequence genome contains the following:
- the LOC134675400 gene encoding mucin-2: MLQPRLFGCAFDMRSFGRFVFALILSAALVSCQDINNEESIEATRIKREGVSENRDLTVLLVNDQQRNDYNSRVGRYHSVKPLIGLLTSTARTFIQDGVTTEFATQILGTTLNNGRIYAQLLTKSSLVLYNKPANEDAVAVKPTRVHSAFDGQWSVKQDLGFIDPDKFVLKNTDYLAPSSRMDIVYASKPPQESNFWNASPTAQEQDNQIAEEPTARRVQQNNEIPRFSQNEAFNYLDGPSVNSEKKFDFVVKPAILENINALHRQSKAYEPVTEPIKIDSRIKEELNESNIVKVKPNYDLPTFTIKNEFSPIFYYIDNVESRSPPQPAGQQTKLPKKLFGQKSESRPKKTFTYAGFADFTTVVGDTVIIFTPNTDIARPQSPDEVNVFPSAKHVDKLNTKITFLAADIPVATATYKPHEVNAASKVTTPSSDNVSEKVLYNDEDSLKKVHYDIDNKPTGVSVQSNSGFDFNLDVIQPSEASVPITESTRLTDSLEVIPIQDSSKATDPLTLLRPSATIIEDPKESVITESNVNEDLVTSEEEADNTAAEVTEKSEEENEEEEEDEITTPANESGIITTTESGHSEESYEDIETTTEMKHDTEQEVICSSGIETKSVMTTAYKTLTYLTTYFIPLESKVTTTSVKSNVVVESNVGYLTNVVCKSDIDIEPTAVVKVNVQSSVHSSLESPEVETDGSVSTPPTQPEVVTEAAPKTTPKQKETSTTTKDKDSENGTTVDNSLQEDEENTEENETTTSTQTTTTERVSTSQSHVEVSVSTEHSTTPTEKPTSEEEDDSKENEIDLIYKTLYTTYTYFTTFFGDQTSSVASHKSIVTNVITSTINLAELDPSLLGAFDEDEIAPTSVGIGRPTESFAINSIIDLVKNKDVLESVEGGESYSSQTPTPSLGDDVASIKPDAVKTYFTTYTFFTTIYVGTDANVCSRSEVYTNYVGPDELIPTKSNPLGAEKTKAQFDFRNCKQVKREPPANPEETSSMESSVSMEENDDKPTNENKDTLPQPTPVEVDMLFSVESNPLDTDNSYTDTVTDVKSSSSRGERQYIENNNVLDDQISSESNIDEIMPSPTLLLQTSYTTFTYFTTMYIGKDSSKVKSRLETITNVVTETITPKKEAEEESNLPITYYTTFTYWTTLYKDKTTTITSREEIVSNVVTPVVQVAPTISPIDTTPIDIESVLPPKELEVEIKPSLIENSPEQDDGKATFYTTYTYFTTFYAGNTSQIRSSLETVTNIVENTKAIEDNQLGRKVPTGAADKNLIQDNGEKPHISPTIVKEEIKPTKLPDISGASPTVLVGTYIDNLFAEIKPADNNTPSSDTDKKILFSQVAVISGDSVIITDDNKTLSTESTTKVPETNGTTTPGASIISPTPEVIESSVAELDTTTEAHESEEEEEEDDGSSRKKSRLTFTTKKPSFTPVIIPFASRNRPTFSPKARVPSLSSATTITRADFTPTITATPTLKSVRPSGFGGNRKASSFGGSSSAGKRFNGRSSISNPSANVPSASRSGGFGGRASIQPTSRRTGFRSSSIRANSLDFASRSAIPRIRPTASSRLRGNRNSASISLPPPEQNESETSGTQQEETATEALNEVTEAPVRTTSNPLLRFRRPPVARQPGTAVTPRVTTPSTRRTAVTSRGRLTTTTRRPTTRSTTNPLLSLRRQRPQNSLFPRRNLFKQPEPEPEEEIKENEQEVEESEELLEGEEFEEDNDYESSNRKEQQVATPSTPAPKRNVVSIRPFSRRRVKRQVDYGNRKYTNFRRPGLKSASTKAPEPEPETEPPAPVTQKSRPGNRFNSRLSSGSRTTTSAPQKSSQRQPFIVRGESRTTTTSAPAYRRSSKSRPSSRTTTLSSRPKAPKLLNSRSQSERSRSPSRSSTSRSRTRTTTSRGSSRQRNSFENFSGERQNYKSIVDNGKITITHQIPTEVTIPVVNGKITEYKNVLTAKPSIEVLLRNQVATTLGPLGNQQLVLASDSTKLAENGATELIKFYLHETPTTTVIFTPTTIRGRKTSYSHVLPSTVYNVEPVTQTIAPEINANVPLANLLLSQLLLGNQQPAINPLLALQGQGLLPQQQVVQTPVTEYKTRTTTYVTTVTDARETVLPITFKGKAILTTIVDPTVNVITATEYVTDTIVSTPTALAPPPQFNSLLLPLLLQQQQQQQQAIASPLLQTPNPLLGLGQPDLNLLQNNNLNNDIYSNSPKPNILQDLNSNEDFGDEVQDIEEDAPPPPPPARARNKPRAPKPAPPKLTSVVTMYVSGRYPGEFSTVLSTVVVDDTQTVRKREAVYYEDIEVLPSILPSVGQLVSSQSDNALDNSIVSGTEKYLDDSAFKSQIETQSLESIVGSLSEHIRYDASPTYVVKLATATAIRDLNLSSVDDIS; encoded by the exons aTATTAATAATGAAGAATCAATAGAAGCAACTAGGATAAAAAGGGAAGGCGTCTCAGAAAACAGGG ACTTGACTGTGTTGCTCGTCAACGACCAACAACGGAACGACTATAACTCGAGAGTGGGGAGGTACCACAGTGTGAAGCCTCTCATCGGGTTATTGACCTCGACAGCCAGGACGTTCATCCAAGATGGCGTGACGACCGAGTTCGCCACTCAAATCCTTGGCACCACGCTGAACAACGGGCGTATCTACGCGCAACTCCTCACAAAGTCTTCTcttgttttgtacaataagcCGGCAAATGAGGATGCAGTCGCGGTGAAACCGACGCGTGTGCATTCCGCTTTCGACGGCCAATGGAGCGTCAAGCAAGATTTAGGCTTCATTGACCCTGATAAGTTCGTCCTTAAAAATACTGATTATCTTGCACCGAGCAGTAGAATGGACATAGTTTACGCTAGTAAACCTCCGCAAGAAAGCAATTTCTGGAACGCGAGTCCTACCGCTCAAGAACAAGATAATCAAATTGCAGAGGAGCCAACGGCGCGTAGAGttcaacaaaataatgaaattccCCGATTTTCACAAAATGAAGCCTTTAACTACCTTGACGGTCCATCAGTCAACAGTGAAAAGAAGTTTGATTTCGTTGTGAAACCAGCCATCCTAGAAAATATAAATGCATTGCATCGTCAAAGTAAAGCTTATGAACCTGTAACAGAacctattaaaatagattcTCGAATTAAGGAAGAATTGAACGAATcaaatattgtcaaagttaaACCCAATTACGATTTACCGACTTTTACGATTAAAAACGAATTTTCGCCTATCTTTTATTATATAGATAATGTTGAATCTCGTAGCCCTCCGCAACCGGCAGGGCAGCAAACTAAATTACCTAAAAAATTGTTTGGCCAAAAAAGCGAATCGAGACCAAAGAAAACGTTCACATATGCTGGGTTTGCTGACTTCACCACTGTTGTTGGTGATacagttattatttttactCCTAACACCGATATTGCTCGTCCACAAAGTCCAGACGAAGTAAACGTTTTTCCCTCAGCTAAACATGTCGATAAACTGAATACAAAAATAACTTTCCTCGCTGCCGATATTCCTGTAGCTACTGCGACGTATAAACCTCACGAAGTTAATGCGGCCAGTAAAGTAACCACTCCTAGTAGTGATAATGTTTCTGAAAAAGTTTTATACAACGATGAAGATAGTCTTAAAAAGGTGCATTATGACATTGATAATAAACCAACGGGTGTTTCAGTTCAAAGCAATAGTGGATTTGATTTTAACTTAGACGTCATTCAGCCCTCAGAAGCTTCGGTACCAATAACAGAAAGTACGCGCCTTACCGATAGTTTAGAAGTCATTCCAATACAAGACAGTTCAAAAGCTACTGATCCACTAACATTATTGAGACCATCTGCTACTATAATTGAGGACCCTAAAGAATCTGTGATCACGGAAAGCAATGTAAATGAAGATTTAGTAACTTCTGAAGAAGAAGCAGACAACACAGCCGCGGAAGTTACAGAAAAATCAGAAGAAGAAAATGAAGAGGAGGAGGAAGATGAAATTACCACTCCAGCAAATGAGTCTGGAATAATAACAACTACCGAAAGTGGTCACAGTGAGGAATCTTATGAAGATATAGAAACAACCACTGAGATGAAACACGATACTGAACAAGAGGTCATTTGTTCCAGCGGTATCGAAACGAAATCCGTTATGACAACCGCTTACAAAACACTAACTTATTTGACAACCTACTTTATCCCACTCGAAAGCAAGGTAACAACTACTTCTGTAAAATCAAACGTAGTCGTTGAAAGCAACGTAGGCTACCTGACTAATGTTGTATGTAAGTCTGATATCGACATAGAACCAACGGCTGTTGTCAAAGTGAATGTACAGTCATCTGTACATAGCAGCTTGGAATCTCCTGAAGTTGAAACCGACGGATCGGTATCTACACCTCCTACACAGCCGGAGGTAGTTACTGAAGCTGCACCAAAGACAACTCCTAAACAAAAAGAAACCTCAACAACGACTAAAGATAAGGACAGCGAGAACGGAACAACGGTTGATAACAGTTTGCAAGAAGACGAAGAAAATACGGAAGAAAATGAAACTACAACAAGCACGCAGACAACAACCACTGAACGTGTTTCAACTAGTCAAAGTCATGTAGAGGTATCGGTTAGCACAGAACATTCTACAACGCCGACTGAGAAGCCTACTTCTGAAGAAGAAGATGATAGTAAAGAAAATGAAATAGATTTGATTTACAAAACGCTTTACACtacttatacttactttacCACATTCTTTGGCGATCAAACATCGAGTGTCGCTAGCCACAAATCCATTGTCACTAATGTTATTACGTCGACGATCAATCTTGCTGAGTTAGATCCTTCTTTGTTGGGTGCATTTGACGAGGATGAAATTGCGCCAACTAGCGTCGGAATCGGTCGTCCTACTGAATCGTTTGCCATCAACAGCATAATTGATTTAGTCAAAAATAAAGACGTTCTTGAATCCGTTGAAGGAGGTGAGAGCTATAGTTCTCAGACGCCTACTCCATCATTGGGTGATGATGTAGCTAGTATTAAACCAGACGCTGTCAAAACGTACTTTACGACTTATACATTCTTCACGACGATTTATGTAGGAACTGATGCTAACGTATGCAGCAGAAGCGAAGTATATACAAACTACGTGGGACCTGATGAATTGATTCCAACTAAGAGTAATCCTTTAGGTGCGGAAAAAACTAAAGCTCAGTTTGATTTTAGAAATTGTAAGCAGGTTAAAAGAGAACCACCAGCGAATCCAGAAGAAACCTCATCAATGGAATCTTCGGTTAGTATGGAAGAAAATGATGATAAGCCTACTAATGAAAACAAAGATACACTTCCACAGCCTACACCTGTAGAAGTTGACATGTTATTCAGTGTAGAGTCCAACCCATTAGATACCGATAACTCTTACACAGACACGGTAACAGATGTTAAATCATCATCCTCTAGAGGTGAAAGGCAGTACATAGAAAATAACAATGTATTAGATGATCAAATTAGCTCTGAGAGTAACATTGATGAAATTATGCCATCACCCACACTTCTACTACAAACAAGTTACACGACATTCACTTATTTCACAACTATGTACATTGGAAAAGACTCAAGCAAAGTAAAGAGTAGATTAGAAACTATTACTAACGTAGTAACTGAGACGATAACACCTAAAAAAGAGGCAGAAGAAGAGAGCAACTTGCCAATTACATATTACACCACATTTACCTATTGGACCACTCTTTACAAAGATAAAACCACCACAATTACAAGTCGAGAAGAAATTGTCTCTAATGTAGTCACCCCTGTTGTTCAAGTTGCACCAACTATCAGTCCTATCGATACTACGccaattgatatcgaaagtgtcTTACCGCCGAAAGAATTagaagttgaaataaaaccctCACTTATCGAAAATAGTCCTGAGCAAGATGATGGTAAAGCTACTTTTTACACAACATACACATACTTCACGACCTTTTATGCTGGTAATACTTCCCAGATTAGAAGCAGTTTAGAAACGGTCACCAACATTGTTGAAAACACTAAAGCAATAGAAGACAATCAGTTAGGGCGAAAGGTACCAACTGGAGCAGCTGATAAAAATCTCATACAAGACAATGGTGAAAAACCACATATATCTCCAACGATTGTGAAAGAAGAAATTAAACCCACAAAACTGCCCGATATATCGGGCGCGTCTCCAACGGTTCTTGTTGGCACATATATTGATAATCTATTTGCGGAAATTAAACCAGCAGACAATAATACGCCTTCTTCTGATACCGATAAAAAGATACTCTTTTCGCAAGTTGCTGTTATTTCAGGTGATTCAGTAATAATCACTGATGATAATAAAACTTTGAGCACGGAATCTACTACTAAAGTACCTGAAACAAACGGTACGACCACTCCAGGAGCTTCTATAATTAGCCCGACTCCAGAAGTTATTGAAAGTTCAGTTGCGGAACTAGACACAACAACAGAAGCCCACGAATCAGAAGAAGAAGAGGAAGAAGATGACGGCTCCTCGAGAAAGAAGTCTCGTTTGACTTTTACTACAAAGAAGCCTTCATTTACTCCTGTTATTATTCCGTTCGCGTCTAGAAATAGACCTACTTTCAGTCCCAAAGCAAGAGTTCCCTCACTCAGTAGCGCAACGACGATTACTCGGGCTGACTTTACACCAACTATAACTGCAACACCAACGTTAAAATCTGTAAGGCCATCTGGATTTGGCGGAAACAGGAAAGCATCTTCATTTGGAGGATCTTCTAGCGCCGGAAAGAGATTCAACGGACGCAGCAGCATCTCAAATCCTTCAGCGAATGTACCCTCTGCGTCACGTTCAGGTGGATTCGGTGGTAGAGCGTCTATTCAGCCTACTTCGAGACGAACTGGCTTCAGGTCAAGTTCTATCAGAGCAAACAGCTTAGACTTCGCTAGTAGGTCCGCGATTCCAAGAATACGACCTACTGCTTCGTCGAGACTCAGGGGTAACAGAAATTCGGCGTCTATATCATTACCACCACCAGAGCAAAACGAGTCGGAGACATCTGGAACTCAGCAGGAAGAGACCGCCACTGAGGCTTTGAATGAAGTTACTGAAGCACCGGTCAGGACTACATCTAATCCTCTTCTTAGATTTAGACGACCACCCGTAGCTAGACAACCAGGTACAGCTGTGACTCCAAGAGTTACCACTCCATCAACTAGACGAACGGCAGTTACTAGCAGAGGACGCTTAACCACCACGACTAGAAGACCTACCACTCGTTCAACTACTAATCCACTTTTGTCACTGCGCAGGCAACGACCACAAAATTCCCTTTTCCCTAGACGGAATCTATTTAAACAGCCCGAACCTGAGCCAGAAGAAGAAATTAAAGAAAACGAGCAAGAAGTTGAAGAGAGTGAGGAATTATTGGAAGGAGAAGAATTCGAAGAAGACAATGACTACGAATCATCAAACAGAAAAGAGCAGCAAGTTGCAACACCTTCGACACCCGCACCAAAGAGGAATGTTGTAAGCATCAGACCATTCTCGCGACGACGAGTTAAACGTCAAGTTGATTACGGTAATAGGAAATACACAAATTTCAGAAGACCTGGTCTCAAGTCTGCTTCCACTAAAGCTCCTGAACCAGAACCGGAAACGGAGCCACCGGCGCCTGTAACTCAAAAATCTAGACCTGGAAACAGATTTAATTCCAGACTGTCATCTGGTAGTAGAACTACTACTTCTGCTCCTCAAAAATCTTCGCAAAGACAGCCTTTTATTGTCAGGGGAGAAAGTCGAACAACTACCACATCTGCACCAGCTTATAGAAGAAGTAGCAAATCAAGACCATCTTCACGAACAACAACTTTATCATCAAGACCTAAAGCACCTAAACTATTAAATAGTCGATCACAGTCGGAAAGATCTAGAAGTCCATCTCGCAGCAGCACGAGCAGGTCTCGAACACGCACGACAACCAGCAGAGGTTCGAGCAGACAAAGAAACTCTTTCGAGAACTTCAGCGGTGAAAGACAAAACTACAAGAGTATCGTAGACAACGGAAAAATAACAATCACACATCAAATCCCAACTGAAGTCACTATCCCAGTAGTTAATGGAAAGATAACTGAGTACAAAAACGTTTTGACAGCCAAACCTAGCATAGAGGTCTTACTAAGAAATCAAGTGGCGACCACTTTAGGTCCCTTAGGCAACCAGCAACTGGTACTTGCTTCTGATTCGACCAAGTTAGCAGAAAATGGTGCTACTGAACTCATTAAATTCTATCTGCATGAGACACCTACCACAACTGTCATTTTCACACCTACCACAATTAGAGGTCGTAAGACATCTTACTCGCATGTTTTGCCCAGTACTGTATATAATGTAGAGCCAGTAACACAAACAATTGCTCCTGAAATCAACGCTAACGTACCGTTAGCTAACTTGCTGCTATCACAACTGTTACTTGGTAACCAGCAGCCAGCGATCAACCCTCTCTTAGCTCTTCAAGGACAGGGCTTGTTACCGCAGCAGCAGGTAGTACAAACTCCAGTAACTGAGTACAAAACTCGGACTACAACTTACGTTACAACAGTAACAGACGCTAGGGAAACCGTTCTGCCGATAACTTTCAAGGGAAAAGCCATTTTGACAACCATCGTTGATCCAACAGTTAATGTAATTACTGCAACTGAATATGTCACTGACACAATTGTTTCCACGCCTACAGCTTTAGCCCCTCCACCACAATTTAATTCTTTGCTCCTACCTCTGTTATTGCAACAGCAACAACAGCAGCAGCAGGCAATAGCAAGCCCGCTTCTCCAAACACCTAATCCCTTGTTAGGTCTCGGACAGCCTGATTTGAATTTACTACAAAATAACAACTTGAACAATGACATTTATAGCAACAGCCCCAAACCAAACATATTACAAGACTTAAACAGCAACGAAGACTTTGGTGACGAAGTCCAAGACATCGAGGAAGATGCCCCGCCTCCGCCACCTCCGGCGCGTGCTAGGAATAAGCCAAGAGCCCCTAAACCCGCTCCCCCTAAACTGACTAGTGTAGTCACCATGTACGTATCTGGTAGGTATCCTGGTGAATTCAGTACCGTTCTATCCACCGTTGTTGTGGACGACACGCAAACAGTTAGGAAGCGAGAAGCAGTTTATTACGAAGACATCGAAGTACTCCCTTCAATATTACCTTCAGTCGGTCAATTGGTCAGTTCTCAGAGTGACAACGCTTTAGATAACTCAATTGTTTCTGGCACTGAGAAATACTTAGATGACTCTGCGTTCAAAAGCCAAATTGAGACGCAGAGTCTTGAGAGTATAGTTGGGTCATTGAGTGAACACATAAGATATGACGCATCACCAACATATGTCGTGAAGTTAGCAACAGCAACCGCCATTAGAGATTTAAATTTAAGTTCAGTCGACGACATCTCGTGA